A section of the Streptomyces sp. NBC_01591 genome encodes:
- a CDS encoding MarR family winged helix-turn-helix transcriptional regulator — protein MERRDWTDGHVERWKPVLPGLDPDVEGAVTRMKKLSVHLRRVREQSLVDFDLDRQEFDTLHKLAGRGGKAAPSELAADLDLAPASVTGRLDALERRGFVRRTPSTTDRRRVDVELTDEGRSTWLGAMDVLGHEEYRLLGVLGKDERTLLNDMLRRVMMVAEDRGGDAWD, from the coding sequence ATGGAGCGACGCGACTGGACCGACGGACATGTGGAGCGCTGGAAGCCCGTGCTTCCCGGCCTCGATCCCGATGTCGAGGGCGCGGTGACCCGCATGAAGAAGCTCTCAGTCCATCTGCGCCGGGTACGCGAACAGTCCCTGGTCGACTTCGACCTGGACCGCCAGGAGTTCGACACGCTCCACAAGCTGGCCGGACGCGGCGGGAAGGCGGCCCCCTCCGAGCTCGCCGCCGACCTCGACCTCGCGCCCGCCTCCGTCACCGGCCGGCTGGACGCGCTCGAACGGCGCGGCTTCGTCCGCCGCACACCCTCCACCACCGACCGCCGACGGGTCGACGTGGAACTCACCGATGAGGGCCGCTCGACCTGGCTGGGCGCGATGGACGTCCTCGGCCACGAGGAGTACCGGCTGCTCGGCGTCCTCGGCAAGGACGAACGCACGCTGCTCAACGACATGCTGCGGCGCGTCATGATGGTCGCCGAGGACCGGGGCGGCGACGCCTGGGACTGA
- a CDS encoding 2-oxo-4-hydroxy-4-carboxy-5-ureidoimidazoline decarboxylase — protein sequence MRQPATRTAVPVQSSATAQGPAHAPGLDRFNSVPPAEAEAALLDCCGSHRWAQRLAAHRPYPDLGALLAAADEAGYDLAPADLAEALAVEVSPCLHHAAPHSAHLALRAAHAAYESRFGHVFVMCVDGLEPAEQPDQVLAGIRARLGHEPDQERVVTADEMRRLARGRIIDLVSGS from the coding sequence CTGAGGCAACCGGCCACCCGGACGGCCGTACCCGTCCAGAGTTCCGCCACCGCGCAGGGCCCGGCGCACGCCCCGGGCCTCGACCGCTTCAACTCCGTGCCGCCCGCCGAGGCCGAGGCCGCCCTGCTGGACTGCTGCGGCAGCCACCGCTGGGCGCAGCGGCTGGCCGCCCACCGCCCCTATCCCGACCTGGGCGCGCTGCTGGCCGCGGCCGACGAGGCGGGCTACGACCTGGCCCCGGCGGATCTCGCCGAGGCGCTCGCCGTCGAGGTCTCGCCCTGTCTGCACCACGCCGCGCCGCACTCCGCCCACCTCGCGCTGCGGGCCGCGCACGCCGCGTACGAGTCCCGCTTCGGCCATGTCTTCGTGATGTGCGTGGACGGACTGGAGCCGGCCGAGCAGCCGGACCAGGTACTGGCCGGGATCCGGGCCAGGCTGGGCCACGAACCCGACCAGGAGCGGGTGGTCACCGCGGACGAGATGCGCCGACTCGCCCGGGGCCGCATCATCGACCTGGTATCGGGTTCATAA
- a CDS encoding succinate dehydrogenase hydrophobic membrane anchor subunit — MSTESSAAIGSVEGVGLYDADNPAPVIEPPRKRTGKTPKGSRTNFEMYAWLFMRLSGIVLVVLVLGHLLIQLVLDGGVSKIGFAFVAGRWASPFWQVWDLAMLWLAMLHGANGLRTVINDYAERDNTRFWLKMLLYTATVFTVLLGTLVIFTFDPNIR, encoded by the coding sequence ATGTCCACCGAGTCCTCCGCCGCGATCGGCTCCGTCGAGGGCGTCGGCCTGTACGACGCCGACAACCCGGCACCGGTCATCGAGCCGCCGCGCAAGCGGACCGGCAAGACCCCCAAGGGTTCGCGCACCAACTTCGAGATGTACGCCTGGCTCTTCATGCGCCTGTCGGGCATCGTCCTGGTCGTCCTGGTCCTGGGCCACCTGCTGATCCAGCTGGTGCTGGACGGCGGCGTCTCCAAGATCGGCTTCGCCTTCGTGGCGGGCCGCTGGGCCTCGCCGTTCTGGCAGGTCTGGGACCTGGCGATGCTGTGGCTGGCCATGCTGCACGGCGCCAACGGTCTCCGTACGGTCATCAACGACTACGCCGAACGGGACAACACCCGTTTCTGGCTGAAGATGCTGCTGTACACCGCCACGGTGTTCACCGTCCTGCTGGGCACGCTGGTGATCTTCACCTTCGACCCGAACATCCGCTAG
- a CDS encoding succinate dehydrogenase iron-sulfur subunit: MATPILDKVETNPSASPASPYITVTLRIRRFNPEVSDEVQWQDFQISIDPKERVLDALHKIKWETDGTLTFRRSCAHGICGSDAMRINGKNRLACKTLIKDINPEKPITVEAIKGLTVLKDLVVDMDPFFQAYRDVMPFLITKGNEPTRERLQSAEDRERFDDTTKCILCAACTSSCPVFWNDGQYFGPAAIVNAHRFIFDSRDEGGEQRLEILNDRDGVWRCRTTFNCTDACPRGIEVTKAIQEVKRALITRRF, translated from the coding sequence ATGGCAACCCCGATTCTGGACAAGGTCGAGACCAATCCCTCGGCGTCCCCTGCCTCCCCGTACATCACGGTCACTCTCCGGATCCGCCGCTTCAACCCCGAGGTCTCCGACGAGGTCCAGTGGCAGGACTTCCAGATCTCGATCGACCCGAAGGAGCGTGTGCTCGACGCCCTTCACAAGATCAAGTGGGAGACGGACGGCACCCTGACCTTCCGCCGCTCCTGCGCGCACGGCATCTGCGGCTCCGACGCGATGCGGATCAACGGCAAGAACAGGCTCGCCTGCAAGACGCTGATCAAGGACATCAACCCGGAGAAGCCGATCACGGTCGAGGCCATAAAGGGCCTCACGGTCCTCAAGGACCTCGTGGTCGACATGGACCCGTTCTTCCAGGCGTACCGCGACGTCATGCCCTTCCTCATCACCAAGGGGAACGAGCCGACCCGTGAGCGTCTGCAGTCCGCCGAGGACCGCGAGCGCTTCGACGACACCACCAAGTGCATCCTCTGCGCCGCGTGCACGTCCTCGTGCCCGGTGTTCTGGAACGACGGCCAGTACTTCGGCCCGGCGGCGATCGTCAACGCGCACCGCTTCATCTTCGACTCGCGCGACGAGGGCGGCGAGCAGCGCCTGGAGATCCTCAACGACCGTGACGGTGTGTGGCGCTGCCGCACCACCTTCAACTGCACGGACGCCTGCCCGCGTGGCATCGAGGTCACCAAGGCGATCCAGGAGGTCAAGCGGGCGCTGATCACGCGCCGCTTCTGA
- the sdhC gene encoding succinate dehydrogenase, cytochrome b556 subunit, which yields MPAGTLYRGREGMWSWVAHRVTGVLIFFFLFVHVLDTALVRVSPEAYDEVVATYKTPIVALLEYGLVAAILFHALNGLRIVAVDFWAKGPRYQKQMLWSAVGIWVVLMVGALYPVLGHAVREVFGS from the coding sequence GTGCCGGCTGGAACGCTGTACCGCGGCCGGGAAGGCATGTGGTCCTGGGTGGCTCATCGAGTCACCGGTGTCCTCATTTTCTTCTTCCTGTTCGTACACGTCCTGGACACCGCTCTCGTCCGCGTCTCCCCCGAGGCCTACGACGAGGTCGTGGCCACGTACAAGACGCCGATCGTCGCGCTCCTCGAATACGGCCTGGTGGCCGCGATTCTCTTCCACGCGCTGAACGGTCTCCGTATCGTCGCCGTGGACTTCTGGGCCAAGGGCCCGCGCTACCAGAAGCAGATGCTCTGGTCGGCCGTGGGTATCTGGGTCGTGCTGATGGTCGGGGCGCTGTACCCGGTCCTCGGCCACGCCGTACGCGAAGTATTCGGGAGCTGA
- the sdhA gene encoding succinate dehydrogenase flavoprotein subunit gives MQIHKYDTVIVGAGGAGMRAAIESTKRSRTAVLTKLYPTRSHTGAAQGGMAAALANVEEDNWEWHTFDTIKGGDYLVDQDAAEILAKEAIDAVLDLEKMGLPFNRTPEGRIDQRRFGGHTRSHGEAPVRRSCYASDRTGHMILQTLYQNCVKEGVEFFNEFYVLDLLLQEVDGVKKSVGVVAYELATGEIHVFQAKSIIFASGGTGKFFKVTSNAHTLTGDGQAAAWRRGLPLEDMEFFQFHPTGIWRMGILLTEGARGEGGILRNKDGERFMEKYAPVMKDLASRDVVSRSIYTEIREGRGCGPEGDHVYLDLTHLPPEQLDAKLPDITEFARTYLGIEPYTDPIPIQPTAHYAMGGIPTNVEGEVLADNTTVVPGLYAAGEVACVSVHGANRLGTNSLLDINVFGRRSGIGAAEYAVKNDFVELPENPAQMVEEQIERLLSSTGTERVATIRQELQECMDANVMVFRTEQTIKTAVDKIAELRERYLDVSIQDKGKRFNTDLLEAVELGNLLDLAEVMATSALARKESRGGHYREDYPNRDDVNFMRHTMAYREVSADGTESIRLDYKPVVQTRYQPMERKY, from the coding sequence ATGCAGATCCACAAGTACGACACCGTCATCGTCGGCGCCGGCGGCGCCGGTATGCGCGCGGCCATCGAGTCCACGAAGCGCAGCCGTACCGCCGTGCTCACGAAGCTGTACCCGACCCGCTCCCACACGGGCGCCGCGCAGGGCGGCATGGCCGCCGCGCTCGCCAACGTGGAGGAGGACAACTGGGAGTGGCACACCTTCGACACCATCAAGGGCGGCGACTACCTGGTCGACCAGGACGCCGCCGAGATCCTGGCGAAGGAGGCCATCGACGCCGTCCTCGACCTGGAGAAGATGGGCCTGCCGTTCAACCGCACGCCCGAGGGCCGCATCGACCAGCGCCGCTTCGGCGGTCACACCCGTAGCCACGGCGAGGCCCCGGTCCGCCGGTCCTGCTACGCCTCGGACCGCACCGGCCACATGATCCTCCAGACGCTGTACCAGAACTGCGTCAAGGAGGGTGTGGAGTTCTTCAACGAGTTCTACGTCCTGGACCTGCTGCTCCAGGAGGTCGACGGAGTCAAGAAGTCCGTCGGCGTCGTCGCGTACGAGCTGGCGACCGGCGAGATCCACGTCTTCCAGGCGAAGTCGATCATCTTCGCGTCCGGCGGCACCGGCAAGTTCTTCAAGGTGACGTCCAACGCGCACACCCTGACCGGTGACGGCCAGGCCGCCGCCTGGCGCCGGGGCCTGCCGCTGGAGGACATGGAGTTCTTCCAGTTCCACCCGACGGGCATCTGGCGCATGGGCATCCTGCTGACGGAGGGCGCCCGCGGTGAGGGCGGCATCCTCCGCAACAAGGACGGCGAGCGCTTCATGGAGAAGTACGCGCCGGTCATGAAGGACCTCGCGTCCCGTGACGTCGTGTCCCGCTCCATCTACACGGAGATCCGTGAGGGCCGCGGCTGCGGTCCCGAGGGCGACCACGTCTACCTCGACCTCACGCACCTGCCGCCGGAGCAGCTGGACGCCAAGCTCCCGGACATCACCGAGTTCGCGCGTACGTACCTCGGCATCGAGCCCTACACGGACCCGATCCCGATCCAGCCGACCGCGCACTACGCCATGGGCGGCATCCCGACCAACGTCGAGGGCGAGGTGCTGGCCGACAACACCACCGTCGTCCCGGGCCTGTACGCCGCCGGCGAGGTCGCCTGCGTCTCGGTGCACGGCGCCAACCGGCTGGGCACCAACTCGCTGCTCGACATCAACGTCTTCGGACGCCGTTCGGGCATCGGCGCCGCCGAGTACGCCGTGAAGAACGACTTCGTCGAGCTTCCCGAGAACCCGGCGCAGATGGTCGAGGAGCAGATCGAGCGGCTGCTCAGCTCGACGGGCACCGAGCGGGTCGCGACGATCCGTCAGGAGCTGCAGGAGTGCATGGACGCCAATGTGATGGTGTTCCGCACCGAGCAGACCATCAAGACGGCCGTCGACAAGATCGCCGAGCTGCGCGAGCGCTACCTCGATGTGTCCATCCAGGACAAGGGCAAGCGGTTCAACACGGACCTCCTGGAGGCCGTCGAGCTGGGCAACCTGCTCGACCTGGCCGAGGTCATGGCGACCTCCGCGCTGGCCCGCAAGGAGTCCCGCGGCGGTCACTACCGCGAGGACTACCCGAACCGCGACGACGTCAACTTCATGCGCCACACCATGGCGTACCGCGAGGTCTCGGCCGACGGCACCGAGTCGATCCGGCTCGACTACAAGCCGGTCGTCCAGACCCGCTACCAGCCGATGGAGCGTAAGTACTGA
- a CDS encoding DUF4328 domain-containing protein, with protein sequence MPPAPAFYAPQQYLRSPEGLAKAVVVLLVIVAVADLLAVAAGVNIRRVLAAGLENDFATYDEAEATLADNLYGSASVLQTLVYLATGVVFIIWFRRVRLNAEVFDPSMQSMRPGWAVGAWFIPIANWVLPRRIAGGIWTASAQTNTDGSWRTVPATLMNLWWGAWVCSQIISQYTARRYWVAEQPQEILDTTGLLMVTDVFDIVAAVLAILFVRKLTRMQGERAALGVYPLGAPGLAERAH encoded by the coding sequence ATGCCGCCTGCCCCGGCCTTCTACGCGCCGCAGCAGTATCTGCGCTCGCCCGAGGGGCTCGCGAAGGCCGTCGTCGTGCTGCTGGTGATCGTCGCGGTGGCGGACCTGCTCGCCGTGGCGGCGGGGGTGAACATCCGCCGCGTGCTCGCGGCCGGACTGGAGAACGACTTCGCGACGTACGACGAAGCGGAGGCGACCCTCGCGGACAATCTGTACGGATCCGCGAGCGTGCTGCAGACCCTTGTGTACCTGGCCACCGGGGTCGTCTTCATCATCTGGTTCCGGCGGGTACGGCTCAACGCCGAGGTGTTCGACCCGAGCATGCAGTCGATGAGGCCCGGCTGGGCCGTCGGCGCCTGGTTCATCCCGATCGCCAACTGGGTGCTGCCGCGCCGGATCGCGGGCGGCATCTGGACCGCGAGCGCCCAGACCAACACCGACGGCAGCTGGCGCACGGTCCCGGCCACCCTGATGAACCTGTGGTGGGGCGCCTGGGTCTGCTCGCAGATCATTTCCCAGTACACGGCCCGGCGGTACTGGGTGGCCGAGCAGCCGCAGGAAATCCTGGACACGACGGGCCTGTTGATGGTGACCGACGTCTTCGACATCGTGGCCGCGGTGCTCGCCATCCTCTTCGTGCGCAAGCTGACCCGGATGCAGGGGGAGCGGGCGGCCCTCGGCGTGTATCCGCTGGGCGCGCCGGGCCTGGCGGAGCGCGCCCACTGA
- a CDS encoding beta-N-acetylhexosaminidase, whose protein sequence is MSPSRGALVTGAVLTAAAAATIAVIVWPEGSGTGPAGESSEARTPAPAPSPTRSYPLSTAPRTIPAVREHIAARGPGWRPGPDGGVVIADGSGTLADEGQLLAKELKIHYRGDVPARAGDVELALAPGKGAPESYTLDVHDGRVRISGADQAGVFYGTRTLKQSVRADGAMPEGEVRDRPDRPQRGLNLDIARKHYTAAWIEDRLREMADLKLNQLGLHFSDDQAFRIESDTHPEVVSPEHLTKAEVRQIVGLAGRLHIDVVPEIDSPGHLGAVLRAHPDLQLRNVSGTRSPGSLDISNPASAKLVDELLGEYTELFGGAYWHLGADEYLALMARDPAASYPQLQRAAQQKYGAQAGIKDLATGWLNDRAAVVRPHGKRPKAWNDGFFRDGTVHADKDIEVEYWTGREYGARQPEEYLREGRRVVNLNDEYLYYVLGQPNNFVYPTGERIYEQWTPLVLRGTRPVPASYSGQILGGRFAVWGDLPQAQTPAQVAQGIRMPLRATAQKLWVPGRPALSWDRFRALAARIDGAG, encoded by the coding sequence ATGTCGCCCTCACGTGGCGCTCTCGTGACCGGTGCGGTCCTCACCGCGGCGGCTGCCGCGACGATCGCCGTCATCGTCTGGCCGGAAGGCTCCGGGACCGGACCCGCCGGAGAGTCGTCGGAAGCCCGCACCCCCGCGCCCGCCCCCTCGCCGACCCGGAGCTACCCGCTCTCCACCGCCCCGCGCACCATCCCCGCCGTACGGGAGCACATCGCCGCCCGCGGCCCCGGCTGGCGCCCCGGCCCGGACGGCGGGGTCGTCATCGCCGACGGCAGCGGGACGCTCGCGGACGAAGGACAGCTGCTGGCCAAGGAGCTGAAGATCCATTACCGGGGCGACGTCCCCGCCCGCGCGGGCGATGTGGAGCTGGCCCTCGCCCCGGGCAAGGGCGCCCCCGAGTCGTACACCCTCGACGTCCACGACGGACGGGTCAGGATCAGCGGAGCCGACCAGGCCGGGGTCTTCTACGGGACCCGCACCCTGAAGCAGTCGGTACGCGCCGACGGCGCGATGCCGGAGGGCGAGGTGCGCGACCGCCCGGACCGGCCGCAGCGCGGCCTCAACCTCGACATCGCGCGCAAGCACTACACCGCCGCCTGGATCGAGGACCGGCTGCGCGAGATGGCCGACCTCAAGCTCAACCAGCTCGGCCTGCACTTCTCCGACGACCAGGCCTTCCGTATCGAGTCCGACACCCACCCCGAGGTGGTGTCGCCGGAGCACCTCACCAAGGCGGAGGTACGGCAGATCGTCGGTCTCGCGGGCCGGCTGCACATCGACGTCGTCCCGGAGATCGACTCCCCGGGGCATCTCGGCGCGGTGCTGCGGGCCCACCCCGACCTCCAGCTGCGCAATGTGTCGGGCACGCGCTCGCCCGGATCGCTCGACATCTCCAACCCGGCCTCGGCGAAGCTCGTCGACGAACTCCTGGGCGAGTACACCGAGCTGTTCGGCGGCGCGTACTGGCATCTGGGCGCCGACGAGTACCTCGCGCTGATGGCGCGGGACCCGGCCGCCTCGTATCCGCAGCTGCAGCGCGCCGCCCAGCAGAAGTACGGAGCGCAGGCCGGCATCAAGGACCTGGCGACCGGCTGGCTGAACGACCGCGCGGCGGTGGTGCGCCCGCACGGCAAACGGCCCAAGGCGTGGAACGACGGCTTCTTCCGCGACGGGACCGTCCACGCCGACAAGGACATCGAGGTCGAGTACTGGACGGGCAGGGAGTACGGCGCCCGGCAGCCGGAGGAGTATCTGCGCGAGGGACGGCGCGTGGTGAACCTCAACGACGAGTACCTCTATTACGTGCTCGGCCAGCCCAACAACTTCGTCTACCCGACGGGTGAGCGGATCTACGAACAGTGGACCCCGCTCGTCCTGCGCGGCACCCGGCCGGTCCCGGCGAGCTACTCCGGCCAGATCCTCGGCGGCCGGTTCGCGGTCTGGGGCGACCTCCCGCAGGCGCAGACCCCGGCGCAGGTGGCGCAGGGCATCAGGATGCCGCTGCGCGCGACCGCCCAGAAGCTGTGGGTTCCGGGCAGGCCGGCGCTGTCCTGGGACCGGTTCCGGGCGCTGGCCGCACGGATCGACGGGGCGGGCTGA